The following DNA comes from Petrotoga sp. 9PW.55.5.1.
TCTTTGCTTCTTTAAAAATTCTTTCGTATATTTCCGCAATTCTATCAAGGCTTTCTTTACTCTCTGTTTCTGTAGGTTCAATCATCATAGCTTCATCGACTATAAGAGGAAAATAAACAGTGGGAGGATGTATTCCATAATCTAACATCCTTTTTGCGAAATCCAAAGTCGTAACATTATACTCTTTCAAAGAACTCCCTTTAATTACAAACTCATGTTTACAAATATCTGGATAAGCTATTTGTAAAAAGTTAGAAAGTTTCTTTCTTAAATAATTAGCGTTCAAAGTAGCTAATTCACTAACTTTTTTCAAACCCTCTTTTCCCATACTTAAAATATAAGCATAAGCTTTTAACATCACAATAAAGTTACCATAGAAAGATCTAACTCTGCCTATACTGTTTGGAATATTGTATTCAAAATAAAATTCTCCGCTATCTTTTCTAGAAACAATAGGTTTTGGCAAGTAATCTTTCAGGAAGGATTTTACGGCAATAGGACCACTTCCAGGACCACCCATTCCATGTGGAGTAGAAAACGTTTTATGAAGGTTGAGATGAACAACATCAAACCCGTTGTCTCCAGGTCTAACCTTCCCCATAACAGCATTTAAATTTGCCCCATCATAGTACAGCAATGCTTTATTCTTGTGTATCATATCAGATATATCCAATATATCTTTTTCAAAAAGTCCTAAAGTATTCGGATTAGTTAACATAATTGCAGCCGTATTTTGGTTAACTAAAGATTGTAGATCTTTTAAATCAACCCTTCCCTCGTCATTTGATTTTACTTGAACTACCTTAAATCCTGCCATAACAGCAGAAGCAGGGTTAGTTCCATGAGCTGAATCAGGAATGATAACTTCATTTTTATATCCTAAATTGTTATCCTGTAGATACTTCCTAATAATCAACATGCCCGTAAGTTCACCGTGGGCACCTGCGGCGGGTTGTAAAGTAATTGCATCCATACCTGTT
Coding sequences within:
- the gcvPB gene encoding aminomethyl-transferring glycine dehydrogenase subunit GcvPB, whose amino-acid sequence is MKLIFEKSVEGRRAYSLPELDVEKTEYDIPEHLIRKENSNLPELYEVDIVRHYNELAALNYSVDKGFYPLGSCTMKYNPFLNEEIASFKNFIKLHPYQEEETIQGTLELMYDLQEYLREITGMDAITLQPAAGAHGELTGMLIIRKYLQDNNLGYKNEVIIPDSAHGTNPASAVMAGFKVVQVKSNDEGRVDLKDLQSLVNQNTAAIMLTNPNTLGLFEKDILDISDMIHKNKALLYYDGANLNAVMGKVRPGDNGFDVVHLNLHKTFSTPHGMGGPGSGPIAVKSFLKDYLPKPIVSRKDSGEFYFEYNIPNSIGRVRSFYGNFIVMLKAYAYILSMGKEGLKKVSELATLNANYLRKKLSNFLQIAYPDICKHEFVIKGSSLKEYNVTTLDFAKRMLDYGIHPPTVYFPLIVDEAMMIEPTETESKESLDRIAEIYERIFKEAKSSPEKLKEAPTKLPIKRLDDVKANKELKVKWEGN